Proteins found in one Actinokineospora alba genomic segment:
- a CDS encoding leucyl aminopeptidase — protein sequence MTAPKLALATAPVSEATVDAIVIGTVQNGAGVALAPGGELVDAAFDGSLTDLLSTLGATGKAGEVVKLPTLGKLPAALVVAAGMGKVDGDITAEQVRRASGAATRSLSDSKRVATTLSSVDLHAAVEGTVLGAYRFTGYKSEPKNGQLAKVDLASPAEGDAKDHRATLKAATAIAEAVATARDFVNTPPNDLFPASFAEKAAALAKAVGVDVEILDEKALRKGGFGGILGVGTGSTRQPRLVRLTYKGPKAKKKVALVGKGITFDTGGISIKPALHMEQMTSDMSGAAAVIATVVLAAKLKYPLEITATVPMAENMPSGAAYRPGDVLTMYGGKTVEILNTDAEGRLILSDAIVRACEDNPDYLIETSTLTGAQLVALGTRTCGIMGSDEFRDRVAGIAQATGEGGWAMPLPEELRADLDSRLADLANVTGHRWGGMLAAGVFLREFVSEGTPWAHIDCAGPAYNTGEPWGYTSSGGTGLPVRTLAAVLADIAANG from the coding sequence GTGACCGCCCCCAAGCTGGCCCTGGCCACCGCGCCGGTGTCCGAGGCCACCGTCGACGCCATCGTGATCGGCACCGTGCAGAACGGTGCGGGCGTCGCGCTCGCCCCCGGCGGCGAGTTGGTGGACGCGGCGTTCGACGGTTCGCTGACCGACCTGCTGAGCACCCTGGGCGCGACCGGCAAGGCGGGCGAGGTCGTCAAGCTCCCGACGCTGGGCAAGCTGCCCGCCGCCCTCGTCGTGGCCGCGGGCATGGGCAAGGTCGACGGTGACATCACCGCCGAGCAGGTGCGGCGCGCCTCCGGTGCGGCCACCCGCTCCCTCTCCGACAGCAAGCGGGTCGCGACGACGCTCTCCAGCGTCGACCTGCACGCCGCCGTGGAGGGCACCGTCCTGGGCGCCTACCGGTTCACCGGATACAAGTCGGAGCCGAAGAACGGCCAGCTCGCGAAGGTCGACCTGGCCAGCCCCGCTGAGGGCGACGCGAAGGACCACCGCGCGACCCTCAAGGCCGCGACCGCGATCGCCGAGGCCGTCGCGACGGCCCGCGACTTCGTGAACACCCCGCCCAACGACCTGTTCCCCGCGTCGTTCGCCGAGAAGGCCGCCGCGCTGGCCAAGGCCGTGGGCGTCGACGTGGAGATCCTCGACGAGAAGGCGCTGCGCAAGGGCGGCTTCGGCGGCATCCTGGGCGTCGGCACCGGCTCGACCCGCCAGCCGCGCCTGGTCCGGCTCACCTACAAGGGCCCGAAGGCGAAGAAGAAGGTCGCGCTCGTCGGCAAGGGCATCACCTTCGACACCGGCGGCATCTCGATCAAGCCCGCGCTGCACATGGAGCAGATGACCTCCGACATGAGCGGCGCCGCCGCCGTGATCGCCACGGTCGTCCTCGCCGCGAAGCTCAAGTACCCGCTGGAGATCACCGCGACCGTGCCGATGGCGGAGAACATGCCCTCGGGCGCCGCCTACCGCCCGGGCGACGTGCTGACGATGTACGGCGGCAAGACCGTCGAGATCCTCAACACCGACGCCGAGGGCCGCCTGATCCTGTCCGACGCGATCGTGCGCGCGTGCGAGGACAACCCCGACTACCTGATCGAGACGTCGACGCTGACCGGCGCGCAGCTGGTCGCCCTGGGCACCCGGACCTGCGGGATCATGGGCTCCGACGAGTTCCGCGACCGCGTCGCGGGCATCGCGCAGGCCACCGGTGAGGGTGGCTGGGCGATGCCGCTGCCCGAGGAGCTGCGGGCCGACCTCGATTCCCGCCTGGCCGACCTGGCCAACGTCACCGGCCACCGCTGGGGCGGCATGCTCGCCGCGGGCGTCTTCCTGCGCGAGTTCGTCTCCGAGGGCACCCCGTGGGCGCACATCGACTGCGCGGGTCCGGCCTACAACACCGGCGAGCCGTGGGGCTACACGTCCTCCGGCGGCACGGGTCTCCCCGTCCGCACCCTCGCCGCCGTCCTGGCCGACATCGCCGCCAACGGCTGA
- a CDS encoding APC family permease encodes MTAMGQQVARAVGTPLGTVAGMLGAGALVVVSPAVGAAGWWSVAGLALAVLVASLTAVSVADLTAASADQSGYLHVRDRLGVWPSRLAGVLGLTGRVVAMAAVANMITAYVAPTGSAGTIGVFTVCVIYAGHANGFWRLAPIWRAAAVVLIVTIGLLVAVGLSIHPAEHHAITQPGVAGSNEATGILTAAGVFFFAFIGLDRQQAGRARTRVVSIMAAAVGLLLVLLVALRQLGGPRLALSPAPLRDTLAAADASSLGVLLAIGLLAGGILALYALVEGAMEFARDMRATGDLPAGGLLGPLVVVSAGAAAVAEFVPTGHIVALAACLVLVSYAFVNSAARSLCRAQRSTWIRTGCCGLALSVIVAVNISVVSLLSAVAVVLVGTLLCTLSARKADRA; translated from the coding sequence GTGACAGCGATGGGACAGCAGGTGGCGAGGGCCGTCGGGACACCTCTCGGCACGGTCGCCGGGATGCTCGGCGCGGGTGCGCTCGTGGTCGTGTCGCCCGCCGTCGGCGCGGCCGGATGGTGGTCGGTGGCCGGGCTCGCGCTCGCTGTCCTCGTCGCTTCCCTGACCGCTGTCTCGGTTGCCGACTTGACCGCCGCTTCCGCGGATCAGAGCGGGTATCTGCACGTCAGGGACCGGCTCGGAGTCTGGCCGAGCCGACTCGCGGGCGTACTCGGACTGACCGGGCGGGTGGTGGCGATGGCCGCCGTCGCGAACATGATCACCGCGTATGTCGCGCCGACCGGATCCGCCGGGACCATCGGAGTTTTCACCGTCTGCGTGATCTACGCGGGCCACGCGAACGGCTTCTGGCGCCTGGCTCCGATCTGGCGCGCGGCAGCTGTTGTGTTGATCGTCACAATTGGCCTCCTGGTCGCGGTGGGCCTCTCGATCCACCCGGCCGAGCACCACGCAATCACCCAGCCGGGTGTCGCTGGATCGAATGAAGCCACGGGCATCCTCACGGCTGCGGGAGTGTTCTTCTTCGCCTTCATCGGACTGGATCGACAGCAGGCCGGGAGGGCGCGCACACGGGTGGTGTCGATCATGGCCGCCGCCGTGGGACTGCTGCTCGTCCTGCTGGTGGCGCTGCGCCAACTCGGTGGCCCGCGACTGGCGCTCTCGCCCGCCCCGCTGCGGGACACGCTCGCCGCCGCGGACGCCTCCTCCCTCGGCGTCCTGCTCGCCATCGGCCTGCTCGCCGGCGGGATCCTCGCGCTCTACGCGTTGGTGGAAGGCGCGATGGAATTCGCCCGCGACATGCGCGCGACCGGGGACCTCCCGGCGGGCGGACTGCTCGGCCCCCTCGTCGTCGTCAGCGCGGGCGCGGCCGCGGTGGCCGAGTTCGTCCCCACGGGCCACATCGTGGCGCTGGCGGCGTGTCTGGTGCTCGTGTCCTACGCGTTCGTCAACTCGGCCGCCCGCTCGTTGTGCCGGGCCCAGCGGTCCACGTGGATACGCACTGGCTGCTGCGGGCTCGCCCTATCGGTCATCGTGGCGGTCAACATCAGCGTGGTCTCGTTGCTCAGCGCGGTCGCAGTGGTGCTCGTGGGCACACTCCTGTGCACGCTGAGTGCACGAAAGGCTGATCGCGCTTAG
- a CDS encoding branched-chain amino acid aminotransferase: MTPTLPFTRTPNPQPATPERVAEVLAKPGFGQHFTDHMVTIRYSREHGWHDARVEPYSPITLDPSAMVLHYGQAIFEGLKAYRQPDGSIASFRPEANAERFRASARRIAMPELPDELFLESIKELVSIDSRWVPAADEESLYLRPFMISTEAGLGVRPASEYLYVLIASPAGSYFAGGIKPVTVWLSTEYVRAAPGGTGAAKFAGNYAASLVAQAQAAAEGCDQVVWLDAVERRWVEEMGGMNLFFVFGDRIVTPELSGALLPGITRDSLLQLAVDLGCTVEERRISTEEWEKKAESGELTEVFACGTAAVITPVGHVKHAGGTFSISGGATGSVTSRLRSALTSLQRGASDSHGWMSTLVEPSASAE; this comes from the coding sequence ATGACGCCTACGTTGCCGTTCACACGGACTCCCAACCCCCAGCCGGCCACCCCGGAAAGGGTTGCGGAGGTACTGGCCAAGCCAGGCTTCGGGCAGCACTTCACCGACCACATGGTGACGATTCGCTACTCCCGCGAGCACGGCTGGCATGACGCCCGGGTCGAGCCCTACAGCCCGATCACACTCGACCCTTCCGCGATGGTCCTGCACTACGGTCAGGCGATCTTCGAAGGCCTCAAAGCCTATCGGCAGCCCGACGGCTCGATCGCGTCGTTCCGGCCCGAGGCCAACGCCGAACGATTCCGCGCCTCCGCGCGCCGGATCGCTATGCCGGAGCTGCCGGATGAACTGTTCCTCGAGTCGATCAAGGAGCTGGTCTCCATTGACTCGCGGTGGGTTCCCGCCGCCGACGAAGAGTCGCTGTACCTGCGGCCGTTCATGATTTCCACCGAGGCTGGCTTGGGGGTGCGACCCGCGTCGGAATACCTGTACGTGTTGATCGCCTCGCCCGCCGGGTCCTATTTCGCCGGCGGTATCAAGCCGGTGACGGTGTGGCTGTCGACGGAGTACGTGCGGGCGGCGCCGGGCGGTACCGGTGCGGCGAAGTTCGCGGGCAATTACGCGGCTTCGCTGGTGGCGCAGGCGCAGGCGGCCGCGGAGGGCTGCGATCAGGTCGTCTGGCTCGACGCCGTCGAGCGGCGGTGGGTGGAAGAGATGGGCGGCATGAATCTCTTCTTCGTCTTCGGCGACCGCATTGTGACGCCCGAGCTTTCCGGCGCCCTGCTTCCGGGGATCACCCGGGATTCACTGCTGCAGTTGGCTGTGGATCTTGGATGTACCGTTGAGGAGCGGCGGATTTCCACTGAGGAGTGGGAGAAGAAGGCCGAGTCCGGTGAGCTGACTGAGGTGTTCGCTTGCGGCACCGCCGCTGTGATCACTCCAGTGGGGCATGTCAAGCACGCCGGCGGCACGTTCAGCATTTCCGGTGGTGCGACTGGGTCTGTTACTTCTCGCCTTCGTTCTGCGCTGACTTCGTTGCAGCGCGGGGCCTCCGATTCGCATGGATGGATGTCCACGCTTGTGGAGCCCTCTGCTTCGGCTGAGTAG
- the cobS gene encoding adenosylcobinamide-GDP ribazoletransferase has product MRLALSWLTVLPFHTNKVDRSAARTAIAVAPVVGLLLGLAAAGLLYAAHKAGMPPLLAGLVTVGFMALATRGMHLDGLADTADGLGCYGPPERALAVMKDGGAGPFAVVTLIVVLGAQAAAFAALTPERWLAVVLAITAGRTAFAACCLKGLKPARPEGLGALVAATQPWWIPATWLALLTAAATQAIPNNYWLAPTAIAIAATTATLLIRHTIKRFGGITGDTLGATCELTTTIVLITTTLAQ; this is encoded by the coding sequence ATGCGGCTCGCGCTGTCCTGGCTGACGGTCCTCCCGTTCCACACGAACAAGGTCGACCGTTCAGCCGCACGCACAGCGATCGCGGTCGCCCCCGTTGTCGGCCTGCTGCTAGGCCTCGCGGCAGCGGGCCTGCTCTACGCCGCCCACAAGGCGGGAATGCCCCCACTGTTGGCGGGCCTGGTGACGGTCGGCTTCATGGCCTTGGCCACCAGGGGAATGCACCTCGACGGCTTGGCGGACACCGCGGACGGCCTCGGCTGTTACGGCCCCCCGGAACGGGCCTTGGCGGTCATGAAAGACGGCGGCGCGGGCCCCTTCGCCGTAGTCACCCTGATAGTCGTCCTAGGCGCACAGGCAGCAGCATTCGCTGCCCTCACACCAGAACGCTGGCTCGCGGTGGTCCTGGCCATCACCGCCGGAAGAACTGCCTTCGCCGCGTGCTGCCTCAAGGGCCTGAAACCAGCCAGACCAGAAGGCCTGGGAGCCCTGGTAGCCGCCACCCAACCCTGGTGGATCCCGGCAACCTGGCTGGCACTACTGACAGCCGCGGCCACCCAAGCGATCCCCAACAACTATTGGCTCGCCCCCACAGCAATCGCAATAGCCGCCACCACAGCCACTCTCCTCATCCGCCACACCATAAAAAGATTCGGCGGCATAACCGGAGACACACTGGGCGCCACCTGTGAACTAACAACCACGATAGTCCTGATAACAACGACACTGGCCCAGTAG
- the cobT gene encoding nicotinate-nucleotide--dimethylbenzimidazole phosphoribosyltransferase — protein sequence MSTVFPSVDPPSDAARREAVARHETLTKPLGALGKLEELGVWVASCQGVCPPKPFTRPRIVVFAGDHGIAKHGVSAYPSEVTAQMVANFLTGGAAINVLAAQAGATVRVVDMAVDSDGEGLPEQVTAHKVRRSSGSVDREDALTQDEVEAAITAGRAIADEEIDGGADLLVAGDMGIGNTTPSAILIAALTGAEPVAVVGRGTGIDDQGWMRKATAIRDGLRRARRVSADPVALLRTAGGADIAAMAAFLAQAAVRRTPVILDGVVAGAAALVAEELAWGSSLWWVAGHRSVEPAHTLVLDKLNLTPLLEMDMRLGEGSGAAAAIPLVTMATRILAEMATFTDAGVTERPE from the coding sequence GTGAGCACCGTGTTCCCGTCCGTCGATCCCCCCAGCGACGCCGCCCGCCGCGAGGCCGTGGCCAGGCACGAGACCCTGACGAAGCCGCTCGGGGCGCTCGGCAAACTGGAGGAACTCGGCGTCTGGGTCGCGTCCTGCCAGGGTGTGTGCCCGCCGAAGCCGTTCACCCGCCCCCGCATCGTGGTGTTCGCGGGCGACCACGGCATCGCCAAGCACGGCGTGTCGGCCTACCCGAGCGAAGTGACCGCGCAGATGGTCGCGAACTTCCTCACCGGCGGCGCCGCCATCAACGTCCTCGCCGCCCAGGCCGGCGCCACGGTGCGGGTCGTGGACATGGCGGTGGACTCGGATGGCGAAGGCCTGCCCGAGCAGGTCACCGCCCACAAGGTGCGACGGTCATCGGGCTCGGTGGACCGCGAGGACGCGCTCACCCAGGACGAGGTCGAAGCCGCCATCACCGCGGGCCGGGCCATCGCCGACGAGGAGATCGACGGCGGCGCGGACCTGCTGGTGGCGGGCGACATGGGCATCGGCAACACCACCCCGTCCGCCATCCTGATCGCCGCCCTCACCGGCGCCGAGCCGGTCGCCGTGGTGGGCCGCGGCACCGGCATCGACGACCAGGGATGGATGCGCAAGGCCACGGCCATCCGCGACGGCCTGCGCCGGGCCCGCAGGGTCAGCGCCGACCCGGTCGCCCTTCTGCGCACCGCGGGTGGCGCCGACATCGCCGCCATGGCCGCCTTCCTGGCCCAAGCCGCGGTCCGCCGCACCCCGGTCATCCTCGACGGCGTCGTCGCGGGCGCGGCCGCTTTGGTCGCCGAGGAGCTGGCTTGGGGATCGTCCCTGTGGTGGGTCGCGGGCCACCGTTCGGTCGAGCCCGCCCACACCCTGGTCTTGGACAAGCTCAACCTCACTCCCCTGCTGGAGATGGACATGCGCTTGGGCGAGGGCTCCGGCGCCGCCGCGGCGATCCCCCTGGTCACCATGGCGACCCGCATCCTGGCCGAAATGGCCACCTTCACCGACGCCGGAGTCACCGAGCGGCCGGAGTAG
- a CDS encoding bifunctional adenosylcobinamide kinase/adenosylcobinamide-phosphate guanylyltransferase: protein MNRTLVLGGARSGKSAHAEGLLPGTEATYLATARRIDGDADWDARIDRHIASRPASWRTVETPDTDALVAALDAARPDDPPLLVDDIATWLTGALDDARAWENTVDLTPERDRLVTAVAHCAARLVIVSAEVGLGVIPETRSGRLFRDELGAVNASLAEVCTEVLLLVAGLPLRLK, encoded by the coding sequence GTGAACAGGACCCTTGTGCTGGGCGGCGCGCGCTCGGGAAAGTCGGCGCACGCCGAAGGCCTGCTGCCCGGCACCGAGGCCACCTACCTGGCGACCGCCCGGCGCATCGACGGCGACGCCGACTGGGACGCCCGGATCGACCGGCACATCGCCTCCCGTCCGGCGTCGTGGCGCACGGTGGAGACACCGGACACGGACGCCTTGGTGGCGGCCCTTGACGCGGCTCGCCCCGACGACCCGCCGCTGCTTGTCGACGACATCGCGACCTGGCTCACCGGCGCTCTCGACGACGCCCGGGCCTGGGAGAACACCGTCGATCTGACCCCGGAGCGCGACCGGCTGGTCACCGCCGTAGCGCACTGCGCGGCCCGGCTGGTGATCGTCTCGGCGGAGGTCGGCCTGGGTGTCATCCCGGAGACCCGCTCTGGCAGGCTCTTCCGCGACGAGCTCGGAGCGGTCAACGCGTCCCTGGCCGAGGTGTGCACCGAGGTGCTGCTCCTGGTCGCGGGTCTGCCGCTGCGGCTGAAGTGA
- a CDS encoding aldo/keto reductase family protein translates to MEFRRLGRSGLNVSEISYGNWLTHGSQVEEDAAHACVRAALDSGITTFDTADVYANTKAESVLGRALKGERREGLEIFTKVFWPTGPGGPNDKGLGRKHIMESAHASLRRLETDYVDLYQAHRYDRTVPLEETMLAFADLVRQGKVLYVGVSEWTAEQITRGAALARELNVPLISSQPQYSMLWRVIEEQVVPACEREGISQIVWSPIAQGVLTGKYKPGAELPAGSRATDESGGNNMISRWLRDDVLTAVQNLEPLAKEADLSLAQLAVAWVLQNPNVASAIIGASRPEQVTENVKAAGVKLDADLLAKIDDVLDGVIERDPRMTQTP, encoded by the coding sequence ATGGAGTTTCGTCGCCTCGGCCGCAGTGGCCTCAATGTCAGTGAGATCTCGTACGGCAACTGGCTGACCCACGGGTCCCAAGTGGAGGAAGACGCGGCACACGCGTGTGTGCGGGCCGCCCTCGACTCGGGCATCACCACGTTCGACACCGCCGACGTCTACGCCAACACGAAAGCGGAGTCCGTCCTCGGGCGCGCTCTCAAGGGTGAGCGCCGCGAGGGGCTGGAGATCTTCACCAAGGTCTTCTGGCCGACCGGACCCGGCGGCCCCAACGACAAGGGCTTGGGCCGCAAGCACATCATGGAGTCCGCGCACGCCTCGCTGCGCAGGCTCGAGACCGACTACGTCGACCTCTACCAGGCGCACCGGTACGACCGGACCGTGCCGCTGGAGGAGACGATGCTCGCCTTCGCCGACCTCGTGCGGCAGGGCAAGGTCCTCTACGTCGGTGTCTCGGAGTGGACCGCCGAGCAGATCACCCGGGGCGCGGCGCTGGCCCGTGAGCTCAACGTCCCGCTGATCTCCAGCCAGCCGCAGTACTCGATGCTGTGGCGGGTCATCGAGGAGCAGGTCGTGCCCGCGTGTGAGCGGGAGGGCATCTCGCAGATCGTGTGGTCGCCGATCGCGCAGGGCGTGCTCACCGGCAAGTACAAGCCGGGCGCGGAGCTGCCCGCCGGGTCGCGGGCGACCGACGAGTCCGGCGGCAATAACATGATCTCCCGCTGGCTGCGCGACGACGTCCTGACCGCGGTGCAGAACCTGGAGCCGCTGGCTAAGGAAGCGGATCTCTCCCTGGCCCAGCTGGCGGTGGCGTGGGTCCTGCAGAACCCGAACGTCGCGTCGGCGATCATCGGCGCCTCGCGGCCCGAACAGGTCACCGAGAACGTCAAGGCGGCCGGGGTCAAGCTCGACGCCGACCTGTTGGCCAAGATCGACGACGTGCTCGATGGCGTGATCGAGCGCGATCCTCGGATGACCCAGACTCCCTGA
- a CDS encoding DUF3043 domain-containing protein → MRFLRRNSADSTDSQVEEAAVAIGEDAPKAHTPGKGRPTPKRREAEARRRGPVAPPPKTTREAMKRARGNKEERKALAAKRKEQRLEGRRRMLEGDEKYLMARDRGPVKAYVRDLVDSKRNLLGLFMPLAGVVIVSMVVPSLAVQQYATLASLVMLILMVIEAVINGRRITRLVRAKFPKENIRGASIGWYAFVRATQIRKLRAPKPRVGPGDVIS, encoded by the coding sequence GTGAGGTTCCTTCGCCGTAACTCAGCAGACAGCACCGACTCGCAGGTCGAGGAGGCTGCCGTCGCCATCGGCGAGGACGCCCCCAAGGCCCACACGCCCGGCAAGGGCAGGCCGACCCCGAAGCGCCGCGAGGCCGAAGCGCGCAGGCGCGGACCGGTCGCGCCGCCGCCGAAGACCACGCGCGAGGCGATGAAGCGCGCCCGTGGCAACAAAGAGGAGCGCAAGGCGCTGGCCGCCAAGCGCAAGGAGCAGCGCCTCGAGGGCCGCAGGAGGATGCTCGAGGGCGACGAGAAGTACCTGATGGCGCGCGACCGCGGGCCGGTCAAGGCCTACGTGCGCGACCTGGTCGACTCCAAGCGCAACCTGCTCGGGCTGTTCATGCCGCTCGCGGGTGTGGTGATCGTGTCGATGGTCGTGCCGTCGCTGGCGGTGCAGCAGTACGCGACCCTGGCGTCGCTGGTGATGCTGATCCTGATGGTCATCGAGGCCGTCATCAACGGCCGCCGCATCACCCGCCTGGTCCGCGCGAAGTTCCCCAAGGAGAACATCCGCGGCGCCTCGATCGGCTGGTACGCCTTCGTCCGCGCGACCCAGATCCGCAAGCTCCGCGCCCCGAAGCCCCGCGTGGGCCCCGGCGACGTCATCAGTTGA
- a CDS encoding glycerate kinase family protein, with translation MRVVIAPDCFGGTLTAAQAADAIATGWRRGAPDHELILRPLADGGPGFVDVLHTAIGGVLHRTTVTGPLGTPVEAKWLMHAGVAYLESAEAAGLHLVPREQRAEMCERATTRGVGELIAAARDLGAHEIAIGLGGSATTDGGSGALAALGLVALDKDDQPVEPGSLADCVRMEGKADVGRVVLIAAADVENPLLGPHGAAATFGPQKGADPAAVDRLERGLTVWADLLTARTERDKRDTPGAGAAGGLGYALLTLGGESVSGANLVAGATQLSAMIGQSQLVVTGEGSFDWQSLRGKLVTSVSGVAAAHGVPCLALAGQVAVGRKQAAAAGIEAAYSVSDHVGSVRKSMADPAGTLTELAEHVAKQWR, from the coding sequence ATGCGAGTCGTCATCGCCCCGGACTGCTTCGGCGGCACCCTCACCGCCGCGCAGGCCGCGGACGCCATCGCCACCGGGTGGCGACGCGGCGCACCAGACCACGAACTCATCCTCCGGCCGCTGGCCGACGGGGGCCCCGGCTTCGTCGACGTGCTGCACACAGCCATCGGCGGAGTCCTGCACCGGACCACCGTGACCGGCCCGCTGGGAACGCCCGTCGAAGCGAAATGGCTGATGCACGCCGGGGTCGCCTACCTCGAGTCCGCCGAGGCCGCGGGCCTGCACCTGGTCCCGCGCGAACAGCGGGCGGAGATGTGCGAGCGGGCCACCACGCGCGGGGTCGGCGAGCTGATCGCCGCGGCCCGGGACTTGGGCGCCCACGAGATCGCGATCGGACTCGGCGGGTCCGCCACCACCGACGGCGGCTCGGGCGCGCTCGCCGCGCTCGGCCTGGTCGCCCTCGACAAGGACGACCAGCCGGTGGAGCCGGGGTCGCTGGCCGACTGCGTGCGGATGGAAGGCAAGGCCGACGTGGGCCGGGTCGTCCTCATCGCCGCCGCCGACGTGGAGAACCCGCTCCTGGGACCGCACGGCGCCGCCGCCACCTTCGGCCCGCAGAAGGGCGCCGACCCGGCCGCAGTCGATCGGCTCGAACGCGGTCTCACCGTCTGGGCGGACCTGCTCACCGCGCGGACCGAACGTGACAAGCGCGACACCCCGGGCGCCGGGGCCGCGGGCGGGCTGGGCTACGCGCTGCTGACCCTGGGCGGCGAATCGGTGTCCGGGGCCAACCTGGTGGCGGGCGCCACCCAGCTGAGCGCCATGATCGGGCAGTCCCAGCTCGTGGTCACCGGGGAAGGCAGCTTCGACTGGCAATCGCTGCGCGGCAAGCTCGTGACCAGCGTGTCCGGCGTCGCCGCCGCCCACGGCGTGCCGTGTCTCGCGCTGGCCGGGCAGGTCGCCGTCGGTCGCAAACAGGCCGCCGCGGCGGGCATCGAGGCCGCGTACTCCGTGTCCGACCACGTCGGCTCGGTGCGCAAATCCATGGCCGACCCGGCCGGGACGCTCACCGAACTGGCCGAGCACGTCGCCAAGCAGTGGCGCTGA
- a CDS encoding HesB/IscA family protein yields the protein MTTAQENTAEAATTHGVELTDAAAAKAKALLEQEGRDDMHLRIAVQPGGCAGLRYQLFFDERSLDGDLLREFGGIKVAVDRMSAPYVQGAVIDFVDTIEKQGFTIENPNAGGSCACGDSFH from the coding sequence ATGACGACCGCTCAGGAGAACACCGCCGAAGCGGCCACCACCCACGGTGTGGAGCTGACGGACGCCGCCGCGGCGAAGGCCAAGGCCCTGCTCGAGCAGGAAGGCCGCGACGACATGCACCTGCGCATCGCCGTGCAGCCGGGTGGCTGTGCGGGCCTGCGCTACCAGCTGTTCTTCGACGAGCGCTCGCTCGACGGCGACCTGCTGCGTGAGTTCGGCGGCATCAAGGTCGCGGTCGACCGGATGAGCGCCCCGTACGTCCAGGGTGCCGTCATCGACTTCGTCGACACCATCGAGAAGCAGGGCTTCACGATCGAGAACCCGAACGCGGGCGGCAGCTGCGCGTGTGGCGACTCGTTCCACTGA
- a CDS encoding carbohydrate kinase family protein, translating into MHFPGRFAEQLVAEQLHRISLSFLVDDLVVRRGGIGANIAFGMGVLGCSPILVGAVGDDFADYRSWLERHGVDCSGVRVSEVAHTARFVCTTDDDMCQIASFYAGAMSESRLIELLPVAERAGGLDLVLISPDDPEGMQRHAEECRTRGYTFGVDPSQQTAWMNGEQLKTFIDGADYLFTNDYEWELLRQKTGWSEADIMSRVGMRITTLGEKGVEIVGSDGSVLHVSAVPETTKADPTGVGDGFRAGFLAGLTQGLSLERSAQLGSFIAVLVLETVGPQEWTFDKAEALTRIGGAFGPEAAAEIGAVLPG; encoded by the coding sequence ATGCACTTTCCCGGGAGGTTCGCCGAGCAGCTCGTCGCGGAGCAGCTGCACCGGATCTCGCTGAGCTTCCTTGTCGACGACCTGGTCGTCCGTCGGGGCGGTATCGGCGCCAACATTGCCTTCGGCATGGGCGTCCTGGGCTGTTCGCCGATCCTGGTCGGGGCCGTGGGCGACGACTTCGCCGACTACCGCTCCTGGCTTGAGCGCCACGGCGTCGACTGTTCCGGCGTGCGGGTCTCCGAGGTCGCGCACACCGCGCGCTTCGTGTGCACCACCGACGACGACATGTGCCAGATCGCGTCGTTCTACGCGGGCGCGATGTCGGAGTCCCGGCTCATCGAGCTGCTCCCGGTCGCCGAGCGCGCGGGTGGCCTCGACCTGGTCCTGATCAGCCCGGACGACCCCGAGGGCATGCAGCGCCACGCCGAGGAGTGCCGCACCCGCGGCTACACCTTCGGCGTCGACCCGTCGCAGCAGACCGCGTGGATGAACGGCGAGCAGCTCAAGACCTTCATCGACGGCGCCGACTACCTGTTCACCAACGACTACGAGTGGGAACTGCTCCGGCAGAAGACCGGCTGGTCGGAGGCGGACATCATGTCCCGCGTCGGCATGCGCATCACGACCCTCGGCGAGAAGGGTGTGGAGATCGTCGGCTCGGACGGCTCCGTGCTCCACGTCAGCGCCGTGCCCGAGACCACGAAGGCCGACCCGACCGGGGTCGGCGACGGCTTCCGCGCCGGGTTCCTGGCCGGTCTGACCCAGGGGCTCAGCCTCGAACGGTCGGCCCAGCTCGGCTCCTTCATCGCGGTGCTGGTGCTGGAGACCGTCGGCCCCCAGGAGTGGACCTTCGACAAGGCCGAAGCCCTCACCCGCATCGGTGGCGCGTTCGGTCCTGAGGCCGCCGCCGAGATCGGCGCCGTGCTTCCCGGCTGA